One Bacteriovorax sp. PP10 DNA window includes the following coding sequences:
- a CDS encoding 1-acyl-sn-glycerol-3-phosphate acyltransferase, with protein sequence MKNSSKFIKQLSLVYFAVIGWFLFLSIIPALMLFAAISLLFPIAMSAYYFVLLYAAKFYIFLSPLKFSLKQIDPISDLSHDGFMVVANHRSHLDMFIMLANVYKLRAVANSRIFRIPVLGQMMKMSKHFPMKKGDVEVYKKTLKAIKEACTLLHAVLFFPEMTRCDQGETGIQKFRLTAFQIARENNIQIIPVVISGTDYVWPRGKREMDFRHKISIVSLEAVSPNQFSSSAELSQYVHDIMEKKLLEISA encoded by the coding sequence ATGAAAAATAGTAGCAAATTCATAAAGCAATTGTCATTAGTATACTTTGCCGTCATCGGCTGGTTTTTATTCTTGTCAATTATCCCTGCCTTGATGCTTTTTGCAGCAATTTCACTGCTATTTCCCATTGCCATGAGCGCTTATTATTTTGTGTTACTTTATGCGGCCAAATTTTATATTTTTCTGAGCCCACTGAAGTTTTCACTAAAACAAATTGATCCCATTTCTGATCTTTCTCACGATGGTTTTATGGTGGTCGCAAATCACCGCTCACATCTTGATATGTTTATTATGCTCGCTAACGTCTACAAGCTTCGCGCTGTGGCCAATTCCAGAATTTTTAGAATTCCGGTACTTGGTCAGATGATGAAAATGTCCAAACACTTTCCGATGAAAAAAGGAGATGTTGAGGTTTATAAAAAAACACTAAAAGCAATTAAAGAAGCTTGCACCCTACTGCATGCCGTTTTATTTTTCCCCGAGATGACTCGTTGTGATCAAGGCGAAACAGGAATTCAAAAATTTAGATTGACTGCTTTCCAGATTGCACGCGAAAATAACATCCAAATTATCCCTGTTGTGATTTCTGGAACTGACTATGTCTGGCCTCGCGGTAAACGTGAAATGGATTTTAGACATAAGATCTCTATCGTTTCTCTTGAAGCTGTTTCACCAAATCAGTTCTCTTCGAGCGCAGAATTAAGTCAATACGTTCATGACATCATGGAAAAAAAATTACTGGAAATAAGTGCATGA
- a CDS encoding SDR family oxidoreductase translates to MSSKNNVVIVTGGATGIGRAISLRLAKDGYFVLIHFNSSVEAANSLLSEITESGGAAACLSFDVRDRVAGEEKLFDFFTKHPELSLYGLVNNAGITKDTLVGLMSDEEFTDVIETNVYGAFYLMRWAVKKMLMKKSGAIVNMSSISGQTGNAGQFNYAASKAAVIAMTKSLAQEVGRKGIRVNAVAPGVIETKMTEVVPFLENIKNNIPMKRFGKAEEVAAVVSFLLSPDASYVTGQTISVNGGLFSS, encoded by the coding sequence ATGTCATCAAAAAATAATGTTGTCATTGTTACAGGTGGGGCCACAGGTATTGGCCGTGCGATTTCTTTGAGACTCGCTAAGGACGGCTATTTCGTTCTTATCCATTTCAATTCAAGTGTAGAAGCAGCGAACTCTCTGTTGAGTGAGATCACTGAGTCAGGTGGAGCAGCAGCTTGTCTGTCATTTGATGTAAGAGATAGAGTGGCGGGTGAAGAAAAATTATTTGATTTTTTCACGAAACATCCCGAGCTTTCTCTCTATGGATTAGTCAACAATGCTGGAATTACCAAAGACACACTTGTTGGTTTGATGAGTGATGAAGAATTCACTGATGTCATCGAGACCAATGTCTACGGGGCCTTTTATCTTATGCGTTGGGCAGTGAAAAAAATGCTGATGAAAAAATCAGGTGCCATCGTCAACATGTCTTCAATCTCTGGGCAGACTGGAAATGCAGGGCAATTTAATTACGCAGCAAGTAAGGCAGCCGTGATTGCGATGACAAAATCTCTCGCTCAAGAAGTGGGAAGAAAAGGAATCAGAGTTAATGCAGTTGCTCCTGGTGTAATTGAAACGAAAATGACGGAAGTCGTACCGTTTCTAGAAAATATTAAAAACAATATTCCCATGAAACGCTTCGGGAAAGCTGAAGAAGTGGCCGCTGTGGTTTCATTCTTACTTTCACCAGATGCTTCATATGTGACCGGACAAACCATCAGTGTGAACGGCGGATTGTTCTCGTCATGA